A single genomic interval of Mauremys reevesii isolate NIE-2019 linkage group 24, ASM1616193v1, whole genome shotgun sequence harbors:
- the LOC120390682 gene encoding phospholipase A2 inhibitor and Ly6/PLAUR domain-containing protein-like produces the protein MAKALVTLCVLGALQATAAAQNETGLPLACFYCKSGQSCHTVPQTCSSPQDSCIIVQEHNTLGAENSGTYQSCADSRQSLTGFLAFYFGDKVAVEIRSEICKSGDCSAESTPSRLAISNVRNGLQCPACYAPGSESCESDGSLRCTGGADQCAVVVGTLAQGSVTIPFAGRGCATRAACEIKTLESGVFTYKLTKTQCGPAPRAQTSSATRTLAWGPFTLGSIVPRVPLFLPALLGLFLC, from the exons ATGGCGAAAGCGCTCGTCACCCTCTGCGTCCTCGGTGCTCTCCAAGCGACCGCGGCAGCTCAGAACGAAACGG GGCTGCCTCTGGCCTGTTTCTACTGCAAATCTGGGCAAAGCTGTCACACCGTCCCCCAGACCTGCTCCTCGCCCCAGGACTCCTGCATCATCGTTCAAGAACACAACACGCTCG GTGCGGAGAATTCAGGCACGTACCAGTCCTGCGCCGACTCCCGCCAGAGCCTCACGGGCTTCCTGGCTTTTTACTTTGGGGACAAGGTGGCTGTGGAGATCCGGTCAGAAATTTGCAAGAGCGGCGACTGCAGTGCCGAGTCCACGCCCTCCA GGCTGGCTATCAGCAACGTCCGCAACGGGCTGCAGTGCCCGGCCTGCTACGCCCCAGGCTCCGAGAGCTGCGAGAGCGACGGGAGCCTGCGCTGCACGGGAGGTGCCGACCAATGTGCTGTCGTCGTCGGGACGCTGGCGCAAG GTAGCGTCACGATCCCCTTTGCCGGCAGGGGCTGCGCTACCCGGGCGGCCTGTGAAATCAAGACGCTGGAATCGGGGGTGTTCACCTACAAACTGACCAAAACCCAGTGCGGCCCAGCGCCCAGAGCGCAGACCAGCAGCGCCACCCGGACTCTGGCCTGGGGTCCCTTCACCCTGGGCAGCATCGTTCCCCGGGtcccccttttcctccctgcCCTTCTGGGGCTATTCCTCTGCTGA
- the LOC120390683 gene encoding carcinoembryonic antigen-related cell adhesion molecule 16-like isoform X2, whose product MARSSVARCNGSATCNSAPPDASLLSSCLQPAQAWDGLTIRQEPAALDVGGDVTLVVLGIPQTLLVCSWYRGAEAGIAAHWILSYAPSATPQKSYGPAHTGRETVGPGCSLHITGLRESDVGSYTLTVQGSGYKQTISMSVSFSVQLFPRFLALVVGVPLSVLMCVALLVTFIVCKRRRSSGASILIEPPGERTGLVPK is encoded by the exons ATGGCGAGGAGCAGCGTCGCCCGATGCAACGGCTCAGCTACATGTAACTCGGCTCCGCCGGACG CCTCCCTCCTGagctcctgcctccagccagcacaAGCCTGGGACGGACTCACCATCAGGCAGGAGCCGGCGGCCCTCGACGTGGGAGGGGATGTGACCCTGGTCGTGCTGGGCATCCCCCAGACCCTCCTGGTCTGCAGCTGGTACCGGGGGGCAGAAGCCGGCATCGCCGCACACTGGATCCTGAGCTACGCCCCGTCTGCCACCCCCCAGAAGTCCTATGGCCCGGCCCACACGGGGCGGGAGACGGTGGggcctggctgctccctgcacaTCACGGGGCTCAGGGAGAGCGACGTCGGCAGCTACACCCTGACTGTACAGGGGTCCGGGTACAAACAGACCATCTCCATGAGTGTCTCCTTCTCCG TCCAACTGTTCCCCAGGTTCCTGGCTCTCGTGGTGGGCGTGCCATTGTCAGTTCTCATGTGTGTGGCCCTGCTGGTGACTTTTATCGTGTGTAAGAGACGTCGCAGCTCAG GTGCCAGCATCCTGATCGAACCCCCCGGGGAGAGAACAGGGCTCGTTCCAAAGTAG
- the LOC120390683 gene encoding carcinoembryonic antigen-related cell adhesion molecule 16-like isoform X1, producing the protein MGPLPTSQNRPGPDSAWMGLFLAASLLSSCLQPAQAWDGLTIRQEPAALDVGGDVTLVVLGIPQTLLVCSWYRGAEAGIAAHWILSYAPSATPQKSYGPAHTGRETVGPGCSLHITGLRESDVGSYTLTVQGSGYKQTISMSVSFSVQLFPRFLALVVGVPLSVLMCVALLVTFIVCKRRRSSGASILIEPPGERTGLVPK; encoded by the exons atggggcctCTCCCCACCAGCCAGAACCGGCCCGGCCCAGACAGCGCATGGATGGGTCTATTCCTGGCAG CCTCCCTCCTGagctcctgcctccagccagcacaAGCCTGGGACGGACTCACCATCAGGCAGGAGCCGGCGGCCCTCGACGTGGGAGGGGATGTGACCCTGGTCGTGCTGGGCATCCCCCAGACCCTCCTGGTCTGCAGCTGGTACCGGGGGGCAGAAGCCGGCATCGCCGCACACTGGATCCTGAGCTACGCCCCGTCTGCCACCCCCCAGAAGTCCTATGGCCCGGCCCACACGGGGCGGGAGACGGTGGggcctggctgctccctgcacaTCACGGGGCTCAGGGAGAGCGACGTCGGCAGCTACACCCTGACTGTACAGGGGTCCGGGTACAAACAGACCATCTCCATGAGTGTCTCCTTCTCCG TCCAACTGTTCCCCAGGTTCCTGGCTCTCGTGGTGGGCGTGCCATTGTCAGTTCTCATGTGTGTGGCCCTGCTGGTGACTTTTATCGTGTGTAAGAGACGTCGCAGCTCAG GTGCCAGCATCCTGATCGAACCCCCCGGGGAGAGAACAGGGCTCGTTCCAAAGTAG